A genomic window from Phoenix dactylifera cultivar Barhee BC4 chromosome 7, palm_55x_up_171113_PBpolish2nd_filt_p, whole genome shotgun sequence includes:
- the LOC120111403 gene encoding uncharacterized protein LOC120111403 codes for MEKSKGKAAAMAKRKEKPTDNGKAALVLAANQSRATTQVPPQPLRLPERVEECRDDDDYIPDEDMDEENNGREPILKAPIDTNGKVIVRCTRGMFLDYEVSHKAVAIMRQFFNGPWLSWREVPAHAKVGIWNKFEKIKLGREPTIVESFNRTHKTKQGMEGYVDKRNEAVIAKYSAEYSKKYGDASTSDAPPHDSDLWFDATGVPTHSHVYSFSPLKDLTGIIGQSSPSSTFTSQALELYMREDLLGCDRSMTKIVTEFCDKSVTKLSSSLTQGLFVETMCNGRFLEKQPDEAWEYLDSLAETAQLWDNGDRNNKSLPKPTSSVQGSLYNLRIEDDLHAKMAALTRKEVLHDQANAMNSYQKPYNDPYSNTYNPGWKNHPNFRWRNDHPQQSHHSAPSPAHPTFASPPSQKPNIEDTLQSIQTFLQGQANINAQNTRNFEDIRNQLSMLTTVLSTQEKGKLPAQPQPNPQMHGSNNTAPSSSHTEHAKSIMTLRNGKVIDQTVQLRPQVTSNSDAPKVDERDKEEVEVPTSTKKVECPFSPPFPQRLKPLQKLEPNSEILELFKQVMINIRLLDAIKQVPSYAKFLKNLCTVKRRLNVKKKAFLTENVSAILQHNILPKYKDPGCPTISCIIGNFRIERALLDLGASVNLLPYSVYEQLGLGRPFLATSNALINCRNGVMKLSFGNMTLELNIFNVCKQPNDPEESKEVDWVETITEDYLLAKEINDPFNDSLIDWCPNGTNGDNLSVTPIVDNLDIKMVNGWRPKEGEFERLSPREVKIEPSHEQAPKLELKPLPKELKYAFLGPEDTFSVIISSGLDHTQENGYSGYYQIEISPEDQEKTTFTCPFGTFAFRRMPFGLCNAPATFQRCMLSIFEDMNEKFLEVFMDDFSVFGDTFDDCLSHLQAVLARDHAALKYLLDKKKAKSRLACGGHFASKKTVAKVLQCGFYWPTMFKDAHEFCRTCDPCQRIGSLTRRQMMPLQPFTIIEIFDCWGIDFMGPFPPSFGYEYILVGVEYVSKWVEAVACKTNDHKPVLKFLKENIFSQFGMPKIIISDGGKHFCNKPFETLLKKYGVTHRIATPYHPQTSGQVKLANREIKRILEKTVNPSRKDWSLKLSDIGELVLTLDDLSQAFASDAKIK; via the exons ATGGAAAAGAGCAAAGGGAAAGCAGCAG CTATggccaagagaaaagaaaaaccaacagaTAATGGAAAAGCAGCTTTAGTACTGGCTGCTAATCAATCTCGGGCTACTACTCAAGTTCCTCCTCAACCTCTTAGGTTGCCTGAGCGTGTCGAGGAATGTCGCGATGATGATGACTACATCCCTGATGAGGACATGGATGAAGAG AACAATGGCCGAGAGCCAATCCTTAAAGCCCCTATTGATACAAATGGAAAAGTGATTGTTAGGTGCACAAGaggaat GTTTCTTGATTATGAGGTCAGCCACAAAGCTGTTGCTATCATGCGCCAATTTTTCAATGGTCCTTGGTTGTCATGGAGGGAAGTCCCTGCACATGCTAAAGTTGGAATATGGAACAAGTTTGAG AAAATAAAGCTCGGTAGGGAGCCAACAATTGTTGAATCTTTTAATCGGACGCATAAGACAAAGCAAGGCATGGAAGGATATGTGGATAAGAGAAATGAAGCTGTCATa GCAAAGTATTCGGCTGAATACTCCAAAAAATATGGTGATGCCTCCACCTCAGATGCTCCACCACATGATTCTGACTTGTGGTTTGATGCAACTGGTGTCCCAACTCATAGCCATGTCTATAGCTTTAGTCCCCTGAAGGATCTTACTGGAATTATTGGGCAATCATCACCCTCTTCCACCTTTACAAGTCAAGCTCTAGAGCTGTACATGCGTGAAGACCTTCTAG GTTGTGACAGATCAATGACCAAAATTGTGACCGAATTCTGTGACaaatcagtgaccaagttaTCTTCGTCACTAACTCAGGGACTC tttgtagagaccatgtgcaatggtagattcttagaaaaacaacctgatgaggcatgggagtatttggattcccttgctgagactgcccaactttgggataacggggatagaaacaacaagtctttgcctaagcctactagctctgtacagggaagcctttacaacctcagaattgaggatgatcttcacgctaaaatggcagccctcactagg aaagaagtcttgcacgatcaagcaaatgctatgaactcctaccaaaagccttataacgatccatactcgaatacctataaccctggttggaagaatcatccaaactttaggtggagaaatgatcatcctcaacagtcacaccattcagctccttcacctgcacatcctacttttgcatcaccaccctctcaaaagccaaatatcgaggataccttgcaatccatacaaacttttctacaaggtcaagctaatatcaatgctcaaaatactcgaaattttgaagacataaggaaccaattgtcaatgttgactaccgtcctaagtacccaagagaagggtaagcttccagctcaaccccaacctaacccacaaatgcacggtagtaataatacggctccttctagttcgcatacagagcatgcaaagagcatcatgactttgcgtaatgggaaagtcattgatcaaACCGTCCAATTGAGACCGcaagtcacttctaattctgatgctcccaaagtcgatgaaagggataaagaagaagttgaggtcccaacttctactaagaaagttgaatgtcctttttctccaccttttccacaacggttaaagccgttgcaaaagctcgaacctaattctgaaattcttgagctttttaaacaagtaaTGATCAACATAcgtcttcttgatgcaatcaaacaagtaccctcatatgccaaatttttgaagaacttgtgtactgtcaaacgccgattaaatgttaagaagaaggcatttttaactgaaaatgtgagtgctatattgcagcacaacattcttcctaaatataaagatccaggttgcccaaccatctcatgcatcataggcaactttaggatagagcgagcattgttagatttaggggcgagtgtgaatttgttgccatattctgtatatgagcaacttggtttag gacgtccattccttgcaacttctaatgcattgattaattgtaggaatggcgtcatgaagctttcttttggtaacatgaccttagaattgaacatttttaatgtgtgcaaacaacccaatgatcccgaagagagtaaggaggttgattgggttgaaaccatcacagaagattatttgttagctaaagaaattaacgacccattcaatgatagcttaattgattggtgtcctaatggaaccaatggtgataatttgtcagtcacacctattgtggataatctagatatcaagatggtcaatgggtggagaccaaaagaaggagaatttgagagattgtcgcctcgagaggtgaaaatagaaccatcccatgagcaagcacccaagctcgaattgaaacccttaccaaaggaacttaagtatgcttttcttggacccgaagatactttttctgtaatcatctcgtctggacttgatcatacccaagaaa atggctattcgggatattatcaaattgaaatttcaccagaagatcaagagaagactaccttcacttgtccttttggcacatttgctttccgacgaatgccattcgggttgtgtaatgcacctgcaacattccaaagatgcatgctcagcatctttgaagacatgaacgagaaatttttggaagtgttcatggacgacttctccgtttttggcgacacatttgatgattgcctgtcacatttacaagctgtcttagctcg ggaccatgcggcactaaaatatttgttggataagaaaaaggccaaatcacgctta gcttgcggtggacactttgcctctaagaaaactgttgcaaaagttttgcaatgtggtttctattggcccactatgttcaaagatgcccacgagttctgcaggacatgtgatccatgtcaacgtattggaagtctaactcgtaggcaaatgatgcctcttcaaccctttactattatcgaaattttcgattgttggggcatcgattttatgggcccattcccaccatcttttggatatgagtacattttagtcggtgtcgaatatgtgtccaaatgggtagaagctgttgcttgtaagaccaatgatcacaaacccgttctgaagtttttaaaagaaaatattttttcacaatttgggatgcctaaaatcataattagtgacggtggaaaacacttttgtaataagcctttcgaaaccttattgaaaaaatatggtgtcacccatagaattgctaccccatatcatccgCAAACCAGTGGCCAGGTAAAGTTAGCCAATCGAgagatcaagcgtattttagagaaaacggtgaacccatcacgaaaggattggtccttgaaactatcagat